A single genomic interval of Pseudomonadota bacterium harbors:
- the secD gene encoding protein translocase subunit SecD: MLNFSYLKITFIAAVCLFAVIFSLPNFMGDKKVGFLPDSRVNLGLDLQGGSYLLLEVDFKTYLKEDLQSVASEIRTVFRDEKVNGERIGYTGGINVIGEKIVFELTDPSIAPEVTTIIKEVSSELEVTNTEGKVSVGYNKNALEQMLKKVMDQSIEIVRRRVDETGTREPDIQRQGDNRILLQVPGLSDPENLKEILGKTAKLTFHLLDDSLPYPDTTRGPVPPGTKRLYSEDGTAAFAVKNRILLTGELLTGASSSFDQFGRPAVNLTFNSLGAKKFAGITKENLKKPFAIVLDGKVLTAPQIQSVILDGKPQITGNFTTREASNLALLLRAGALPAELKIVEERTVGPSLGADSIAAGKKAIAVGIVLVIVFMFVSYGLFGLFSDIALILNMVLILAVISVFGATLTLPGIAGIVLTMGMAVDANVLIFERIREEISNGKTPFAAVDNGFQQAFKTIIDSNTTTLIAALLLYIFGSGPIKGFAVTLSVGILASMFSAILLTRLMVVTWLKKKRPTKLAF, from the coding sequence ATGCTTAATTTTTCATATTTAAAAATAACTTTTATTGCAGCAGTCTGCCTGTTTGCAGTTATTTTTAGCCTGCCTAATTTTATGGGAGATAAAAAGGTAGGGTTTTTGCCTGATTCAAGGGTGAATTTAGGGCTGGACTTGCAGGGAGGCTCATATCTGCTTTTGGAAGTGGATTTTAAAACTTACCTCAAAGAGGATTTGCAATCTGTCGCTTCAGAGATTAGAACCGTATTCAGGGACGAGAAGGTTAACGGTGAAAGAATAGGTTATACGGGCGGTATAAATGTTATCGGTGAAAAAATCGTTTTTGAACTGACCGACCCGTCAATAGCGCCCGAAGTGACTACAATAATCAAGGAAGTTTCAAGCGAACTGGAAGTTACGAATACCGAAGGTAAGGTTTCTGTCGGATATAATAAAAATGCATTGGAACAAATGCTGAAAAAAGTTATGGATCAGTCCATTGAGATAGTTAGAAGAAGGGTTGATGAGACGGGAACAAGAGAGCCTGACATACAGCGTCAGGGTGATAACAGGATATTATTACAGGTTCCGGGATTAAGTGACCCTGAAAACCTAAAGGAAATTTTGGGTAAGACCGCTAAACTTACGTTTCATTTGCTGGACGATTCTCTCCCTTATCCCGATACTACACGCGGACCTGTACCTCCGGGGACAAAAAGGCTTTATAGTGAGGACGGAACAGCAGCTTTTGCCGTAAAGAACAGGATTCTTTTAACAGGGGAGCTGTTAACCGGTGCAAGCTCGTCTTTCGACCAATTTGGAAGACCTGCGGTTAATTTGACATTTAATAGTCTGGGGGCAAAGAAATTTGCAGGAATCACCAAAGAAAATCTGAAGAAGCCTTTCGCCATAGTTTTAGACGGCAAAGTCCTAACCGCCCCCCAAATTCAATCGGTTATTTTGGACGGTAAACCTCAGATAACGGGTAATTTTACTACTAGGGAAGCAAGCAATCTGGCTCTATTATTGAGAGCCGGTGCGTTACCTGCTGAATTGAAGATTGTTGAGGAGCGTACGGTAGGGCCTAGTCTTGGAGCGGATTCTATCGCAGCGGGTAAAAAAGCTATAGCGGTAGGTATAGTGCTGGTTATAGTGTTTATGTTTGTATCTTACGGCTTGTTCGGACTGTTTTCCGATATTGCACTTATTTTAAATATGGTGCTTATTTTGGCGGTTATATCAGTGTTCGGTGCTACTTTAACACTACCCGGCATTGCAGGTATAGTGCTTACCATGGGTATGGCAGTAGATGCAAATGTTCTTATATTTGAAAGGATAAGGGAAGAGATAAGTAACGGTAAAACCCCGTTTGCGGCCGTAGATAACGGATTTCAGCAGGCGTTCAAGACAATTATAGATTCAAACACTACAACTTTGATAGCGGCATTATTGCTTTATATTTTCGGTTCGGGACCTATAAAGGGATTTGCGGTAACGCTTTCAGTCGGGATATTAGCTTCAATGTTCTCCGCTATATTACTGACAAGGTTAATGGTGGTTACTTGGCTTAAGAAAAAACGACCGACAAAACTTGCATTCTAA
- the yajC gene encoding preprotein translocase subunit YajC → MLFISEAIAQSNEAQVPQEPGTMANLLPLLLIFFIFYMFIIRPKQKEIKQHSNMIEATKKGDEIVTGGGIVGKVRKVEDTILEVEIAADTVVKVMRNTITRNNSAIERAKKDLAKQEPKKK, encoded by the coding sequence ATGTTATTTATATCTGAAGCTATAGCTCAATCAAATGAAGCACAAGTTCCGCAAGAACCCGGTACAATGGCTAATTTATTGCCGCTATTACTTATATTTTTTATTTTTTATATGTTCATAATAAGACCCAAGCAAAAGGAAATAAAACAACATAGCAATATGATAGAGGCTACCAAGAAAGGTGATGAGATAGTTACCGGCGGCGGCATTGTGGGTAAGGTGAGAAAAGTTGAAGATACTATATTAGAGGTCGAAATTGCAGCCGATACGGTAGTAAAAGTTATGCGTAACACTATCACAAGGAATAATTCTGCGATTGAAAGGGCTAAAAAAGATTTAGCTAAGCAAGAACCGAAAAAGAAATAG
- a CDS encoding peptidoglycan DD-metalloendopeptidase family protein, whose translation MKVLYRNISIILTLFFAGACTQSPALVENRNSYSSNFDYRINPFKITVKSGDNLYTISKQYGVGIRDLIEINNLRPPYILTPDEVLKLPKAKFHMVKEGDTLYAVSRSYGVDLSRLIHVNNISEPYIIRVGTKLSIPSSTEYYQTIAKKETVDKEDFFVGEQKTASVVEKDLGRINSLPNAPQVILPKEVKLGTDTATLQSGEGGGIVPKLRPNNNPAPHLKPGTVTAGNTKKEYEPASYTPPSYNSKDYAASGFRWPTSGTIISRFGPKKGGLYNDGINIRAAEGSDVVAADNGKVVYAGNELRGYGNLILLKHSNGYVTAYAHARDIFVRKGDSVSKGQKIASVGSTGHVSVPQLHFSIRKGRKAINPQSYLPTG comes from the coding sequence TTGAAAGTTCTATATAGAAATATATCTATTATTCTCACACTTTTTTTTGCCGGGGCATGTACGCAAAGCCCTGCTTTGGTAGAAAACCGTAACAGCTATTCAAGCAATTTTGATTACAGGATAAATCCTTTTAAAATAACTGTAAAAAGCGGTGATAACCTATATACTATATCCAAGCAGTATGGCGTTGGTATACGTGATCTGATAGAAATAAACAACCTGCGTCCCCCGTATATTCTAACTCCTGATGAGGTGCTGAAATTACCTAAAGCTAAATTCCACATGGTAAAAGAGGGTGATACTTTGTATGCGGTTTCACGTAGCTATGGTGTTGACCTTAGCCGTCTGATACATGTAAATAACATATCCGAGCCATATATAATAAGGGTGGGTACTAAGCTGAGTATTCCTAGTTCTACAGAATATTATCAGACTATTGCAAAAAAAGAAACTGTAGACAAAGAAGATTTTTTTGTAGGGGAGCAAAAAACTGCGTCAGTTGTTGAAAAGGATTTGGGTAGAATCAATAGCTTACCCAACGCCCCGCAAGTTATATTGCCTAAAGAAGTAAAATTAGGAACGGACACGGCAACTTTACAATCAGGTGAGGGCGGCGGTATTGTTCCTAAACTCAGACCTAATAACAACCCCGCACCGCACCTAAAACCCGGCACGGTAACGGCGGGCAATACAAAAAAGGAATATGAACCGGCATCTTACACTCCTCCTAGCTATAATAGCAAAGATTATGCGGCAAGCGGATTCAGATGGCCGACAAGCGGGACTATAATTTCAAGGTTCGGACCAAAAAAAGGCGGTCTGTATAATGACGGTATAAACATAAGGGCGGCCGAGGGTAGCGATGTTGTGGCTGCCGATAACGGCAAGGTTGTATATGCCGGAAACGAGCTTAGAGGGTATGGAAATCTTATTTTATTGAAACATTCCAACGGCTATGTTACCGCATATGCGCATGCAAGAGATATATTCGTAAGAAAAGGTGATAGTGTAAGTAAGGGGCAGAAAATAGCCTCTGTAGGCAGTACGGGGCATGTATCGGTTCCGCAGTTGCACTTCAGCATCAGAAAGGGAAGAAAGGCTATAAACCCGCAATCTTATTTGCCGACCGGCTAG
- a CDS encoding acylphosphatase — protein sequence MHDEPGFGDGKPKVKSDIYCLRLVIEGKVQGIGYRNWLKGVCTESGITGWVKNKSNGSVEAVLYGKQSVVKEIASRCYKGSAMAQVKKVKEYPEEIKSTIPNEFKIASSG from the coding sequence ATGCATGATGAGCCGGGTTTTGGTGACGGTAAGCCTAAAGTTAAAAGCGATATATATTGTTTAAGGCTAGTTATTGAAGGCAAGGTTCAGGGAATAGGATACCGTAACTGGCTCAAAGGAGTTTGTACCGAAAGCGGGATAACCGGCTGGGTAAAAAATAAGTCAAACGGTTCCGTTGAGGCTGTTTTGTATGGCAAGCAGTCTGTTGTAAAAGAAATTGCTTCAAGGTGCTATAAAGGTTCGGCAATGGCACAGGTGAAAAAAGTAAAAGAATATCCTGAGGAAATTAAAAGCACTATCCCCAATGAGTTTAAAATAGCATCTTCAGGGTGA
- a CDS encoding acetyl/propionyl/methylcrotonyl-CoA carboxylase subunit alpha has protein sequence MFKKLLIANRGEIACRVIKTARKMGIKTVAVYSEADTNSAHVSMADEAVFVGPSPSTQSYLNIENIMDAIVSTGADAVHPGYGFLSENMNFARAVEKEGVAFVGPSQDSIKMMGDKIEAKTIAIEANVSTIPGYMGIIKDEDEAVKIATDIGYPVMVKASAGGGGKGMRVVYSKDEVKSAFRSATNEAKKSFSDDRIFIEKFIEKPRHIEIQVLADKYGNTLCLGERECSIQRHNQKVIEEAPSSFIDEKTRQAMYKECVALAKKVSYYSAGTVEFIMDSNKKFYFLEMNTRLQVEHPVTEYVTGLDLVEQMINIAYGKKLELKQEDVKLNGWAIESRIYAEDPSRGFLPSSGRISEYKEPESNTNVRVDTGIYEGGQVSMFYDAMIAKLITYGKDRKEAIERMQTALGEYVIRGISHNISFLEAVMGHSKFASGDISTNFIAEEYPDGFFGAELTSETTRIFLCVAIHIFLEDVKRAGTITGQLEGRQRLIGNKWVVNVDDESFSVYVKSIHSGYEVLHDRSQMVIKSAWILGNRLFHGEVDGIPVNVQIEYFAGGFYLTHAGAKVKISVRTPRVAELDRYMPEPKSGVDSSKVEAPISGVIVDIKVKDGDKVKQGQELFILEAMKMENIICAEKDAKIKKVYLNANDNTTYGQVVIEYENA, from the coding sequence ATGTTCAAAAAATTATTAATAGCCAATCGTGGTGAAATCGCTTGTAGAGTCATTAAGACCGCTCGTAAAATGGGCATAAAAACAGTAGCGGTATATTCTGAAGCGGATACTAACTCGGCACATGTAAGCATGGCTGATGAGGCGGTTTTTGTGGGGCCTTCACCTTCCACACAAAGCTATCTTAATATTGAAAATATAATGGACGCTATCGTATCTACCGGTGCTGATGCGGTTCACCCCGGATACGGCTTTCTATCCGAGAATATGAACTTTGCACGCGCTGTTGAAAAAGAGGGTGTAGCATTCGTCGGCCCTTCGCAGGATTCTATCAAAATGATGGGGGATAAAATTGAGGCTAAAACAATAGCAATTGAGGCAAATGTAAGCACTATTCCCGGTTACATGGGAATTATAAAAGATGAAGACGAGGCTGTAAAAATAGCGACTGATATCGGTTATCCGGTTATGGTAAAAGCCTCGGCAGGTGGTGGCGGTAAAGGAATGCGTGTTGTATATTCGAAAGATGAGGTTAAGTCCGCATTTCGCTCTGCAACAAATGAAGCCAAGAAAAGTTTCAGCGATGACAGAATATTCATAGAAAAGTTTATTGAAAAACCAAGACACATTGAAATTCAGGTGTTGGCCGATAAATACGGTAATACGCTATGCCTTGGGGAAAGGGAATGCTCTATTCAAAGACATAACCAGAAGGTTATTGAAGAAGCTCCAAGCTCGTTCATTGATGAAAAGACCCGTCAGGCAATGTATAAAGAGTGTGTGGCACTTGCGAAAAAGGTGAGCTATTACTCGGCAGGTACTGTTGAATTCATCATGGATTCTAATAAAAAATTCTACTTTTTAGAGATGAATACAAGACTTCAGGTGGAACACCCGGTAACCGAATATGTTACCGGACTTGACCTTGTAGAGCAGATGATAAATATAGCATATGGCAAAAAATTAGAATTAAAGCAGGAAGATGTAAAATTAAACGGCTGGGCTATCGAGTCAAGGATATATGCCGAAGACCCGTCTCGCGGCTTCCTTCCTTCAAGCGGTAGGATATCCGAATATAAAGAACCTGAGTCAAATACTAATGTCAGGGTCGATACGGGTATCTATGAAGGCGGTCAGGTAAGCATGTTCTATGATGCTATGATAGCAAAGCTGATTACATACGGCAAAGACAGAAAAGAAGCGATCGAAAGAATGCAAACGGCATTAGGTGAATATGTTATAAGAGGAATATCGCACAATATCAGCTTTTTAGAAGCGGTTATGGGGCATTCTAAATTTGCGTCAGGTGATATTTCCACAAACTTTATTGCAGAAGAATACCCTGACGGATTTTTCGGTGCGGAACTTACTTCGGAAACTACAAGAATATTCTTATGCGTAGCGATTCATATATTTTTAGAAGATGTAAAAAGGGCAGGGACTATAACAGGGCAGCTAGAGGGAAGGCAAAGGCTGATAGGCAATAAATGGGTGGTTAACGTTGATGATGAAAGTTTCTCCGTCTATGTTAAGTCAATTCATTCCGGTTATGAGGTGCTGCATGACAGGTCGCAGATGGTAATAAAAAGTGCTTGGATACTCGGTAACAGGCTGTTCCACGGCGAGGTTGACGGTATTCCTGTAAATGTGCAGATAGAATATTTTGCAGGCGGTTTTTATTTAACCCACGCCGGTGCAAAAGTAAAAATATCCGTTCGCACGCCAAGGGTTGCAGAGCTTGACAGATATATGCCTGAGCCTAAAAGCGGTGTTGATTCTTCCAAGGTTGAGGCTCCTATATCAGGAGTTATTGTTGACATTAAAGTAAAAGACGGCGATAAAGTTAAACAGGGGCAAGAGCTTTTTATATTAGAAGCCATGAAAATGGAAAATATTATCTGTGCTGAAAAAGATGCCAAAATCAAGAAGGTTTATCTTAATGCTAATGATAATACTACCTATGGACAAGTAGTTATAGAGTACGAAAATGCATGA
- a CDS encoding acyl-CoA carboxylase subunit beta, translating to MKTKIVEQLENKRKSARFGGGQKRIDAQHNNGKLTARERLEVLLDPDSFEEYGMFVEHRCHDFGMGENKTPGDGVITGHGTINGRLVFVYSQDFTVLGGSLGEAHAEKICRIQDMAMKVGAPIIGINDSGGARIQEGVNALGGYGEIFQHNVDASGVIPQISLIMGPCAGGAVYSPALTDFIFMVRGSSYMFVTGPEVVKTVTHEDVTREELGGCDTHTAKTGVADLGFDNDIEALLQARRLINFLPSSNREPIPDRNTHDYADRVDLSLNTLVPDNPNKPYNMRELIDRVVDENDFYELQPDFAKNIIIGFGRMEGRTVGFVANQPMHLAGCLDIDASRKAARFIRFCDAFNIPLVTFVDVPGFLPGVSQEHDAIIKHGAKLLYAYAEATVPKITVITRKAYGGAYIVMNSKHLKGDLNYAWANAEIAVMGPKGAAQILFREHANDPEKMKEKTDEYVEKFSSPFAAAARGFIDEVIRPQNTRWRICRALTFLESKTVDKPWKKHDNLPL from the coding sequence ATGAAAACGAAAATTGTAGAACAGCTTGAAAATAAAAGGAAAAGTGCACGTTTTGGCGGTGGGCAAAAACGTATAGATGCACAGCATAATAACGGTAAGTTAACGGCACGTGAAAGGCTTGAGGTGTTGCTTGACCCTGATTCTTTCGAAGAATACGGAATGTTCGTTGAGCATCGCTGTCATGATTTCGGTATGGGTGAGAACAAGACCCCCGGTGATGGCGTTATTACGGGTCACGGCACTATAAACGGAAGACTTGTGTTTGTGTATTCACAGGACTTTACGGTTTTAGGCGGCTCTTTGGGCGAGGCTCATGCTGAAAAAATATGTCGCATTCAGGATATGGCAATGAAAGTAGGTGCTCCTATTATCGGTATTAATGATTCGGGCGGTGCGAGGATACAGGAGGGCGTGAACGCTTTGGGCGGTTATGGCGAGATATTCCAGCACAATGTTGATGCATCGGGTGTTATACCTCAGATATCGCTTATTATGGGTCCTTGTGCGGGCGGTGCGGTATATTCTCCTGCTCTGACGGACTTTATTTTTATGGTCAGGGGTAGTTCTTATATGTTCGTTACGGGTCCTGAGGTTGTAAAAACCGTAACACATGAAGATGTAACACGTGAAGAACTGGGTGGTTGCGATACGCATACCGCTAAAACAGGCGTTGCAGATTTGGGGTTTGATAATGATATTGAGGCACTGCTTCAGGCAAGAAGGCTGATAAATTTCTTGCCTAGTTCAAACCGTGAGCCTATTCCCGATAGGAATACACATGACTATGCGGACAGAGTGGATTTGTCATTGAACACACTTGTACCTGATAACCCTAATAAGCCATATAATATGCGTGAGCTTATCGACAGGGTGGTAGATGAAAATGATTTTTATGAATTACAGCCTGATTTTGCAAAAAATATAATTATCGGTTTCGGTAGAATGGAAGGCAGAACGGTTGGTTTTGTAGCTAATCAGCCGATGCATCTGGCAGGTTGTCTGGATATTGATGCTTCAAGGAAAGCTGCAAGATTCATCAGGTTCTGTGATGCATTTAATATTCCGCTTGTGACTTTTGTAGATGTTCCGGGATTCTTGCCGGGTGTGTCGCAAGAGCATGATGCAATAATAAAACATGGTGCAAAATTATTATACGCATATGCGGAAGCTACCGTTCCCAAAATCACCGTTATTACCAGAAAAGCATATGGCGGTGCGTATATTGTTATGAATTCCAAGCACTTGAAGGGTGACCTTAACTATGCGTGGGCAAATGCCGAGATAGCTGTTATGGGACCAAAAGGTGCGGCACAGATATTGTTCCGTGAGCATGCTAACGACCCTGAAAAAATGAAGGAAAAGACAGACGAGTATGTTGAAAAATTCTCATCACCTTTTGCCGCTGCTGCAAGGGGCTTTATTGATGAGGTAATACGCCCCCAAAATACCAGATGGAGAATCTGCCGTGCGTTGACTTTTCTTGAGAGTAAAACGGTAGATAAGCCTTGGAAAAAACATGATAATTTGCCGCTGTAG
- a CDS encoding prepilin-type N-terminal cleavage/methylation domain-containing protein, translating to MNGNPKHKGFTLIELSIVIVIIGLIVAGIVGGQAIVTQAKLRSVISDIDKYKIAINTFQLEYNALPGDLANAESYFGAASTNNGNGNRRIDNYTSATNNEQLLLWQHLSLAKIISGTYSGVGDGSPNNATPVINVPTAFGGKNCFGFRHNTVGIGWISPRPPSPSPFLIVGRESSDGVELDKDCVYSGFTTADAFSIDKKIDDGLSHVGLIFSFEGKDSGAAANC from the coding sequence ATGAACGGCAATCCGAAACACAAAGGATTCACATTAATTGAATTATCAATAGTTATAGTGATAATCGGGTTAATAGTAGCCGGCATTGTAGGGGGACAAGCAATTGTTACTCAAGCAAAATTACGCTCGGTAATCTCGGATATCGATAAATACAAAATTGCAATAAACACATTTCAACTGGAATACAACGCTCTACCGGGCGACCTAGCTAACGCCGAAAGTTATTTTGGTGCCGCAAGCACTAACAACGGCAACGGAAATAGGCGGATAGACAATTATACAAGTGCTACAAACAATGAACAGCTACTTTTATGGCAGCACCTTTCACTAGCAAAAATAATAAGCGGAACATATAGCGGAGTAGGTGACGGCAGTCCAAACAACGCTACTCCCGTAATAAACGTACCTACCGCATTCGGAGGAAAAAATTGTTTTGGATTCCGCCACAATACGGTTGGAATAGGCTGGATATCACCCCGCCCTCCAAGCCCAAGTCCTTTTTTAATAGTCGGCAGGGAAAGTAGCGATGGAGTGGAGCTAGATAAAGACTGCGTTTACAGCGGGTTCACAACTGCTGACGCCTTTTCCATTGATAAAAAAATTGACGATGGTTTATCGCATGTCGGACTAATTTTTTCGTTTGAAGGAAAAGACTCAGGTGCAGCGGCAAATTGCTAA
- a CDS encoding NADP-dependent malic enzyme produces MSEKKKGTSITDEDALYFHKRDGKPGKVAVLPTKPLMTQRDLSLAYSPGVAVPCLEIQKDESKAYEYTAKGNYVAVISNGTAVLGLGNLGALASKPVMEGKAVLFKRFADIDSVDIEVDTEDPEEFINAVKYLGPTWGGINLEDIKAPECFIIEQKLKEVMDIPIFHDDQHGTAIITAAGLINAAHVTGRKFKDMTIVVNGAGAASIACVELVKAMGVQHNNVILCDSRGVIYEGREDGMNQWKSAHAAKTKARSLADAMKGADVFLGLSVKDAVTKDMVKSMAKKPIIFAMANPDPEITPEDVAEVRSDAIVATGRSDYPNQVNNVMGFPYIFRGALDVRATTINEEMKIACAQALADLAREHVPDEVSVAYSGRKMQYGPGYIIPVPFDPRLIYTIPPAVAKAAMDSGVAKQPIEDMEEYKRQLSARLNPTANSLNLIMDRLHANPRNVVFSEGEEEKVIRAAAIWRRQGYGTAKLVGRENLILKKMAEMSIDPEGIEIHNAAVTDKNEKYIEFLYNRLGREGYLRRDCVRMVKNDRNIFAACMVQCGDADAMITGLTRNYYDSLDDILKVVNAKPGKMVFGLSMMIAKGKTVFISDTTVNELPTPDELADIAIQTAEEARKMGHVPRVAMLSFSTFGNLMRSRSSEVREVVEILDSCDVDFEYEGEMAADVALNPELMKLYPFSRLSGPANVLIMPALHSANISSKLLQELGGGTVIGPMLIGLEKPVQIVQMGASVSEILNMAALAAVNSISDEGKHNNNGKKAA; encoded by the coding sequence ATGTCTGAAAAGAAAAAAGGCACTTCTATAACGGATGAAGATGCATTATATTTCCATAAAAGAGACGGAAAACCCGGTAAAGTTGCCGTTTTGCCAACTAAACCCCTTATGACACAGAGGGATTTGTCGCTTGCATATTCTCCCGGAGTTGCCGTACCCTGCCTTGAAATACAAAAAGATGAAAGCAAGGCATATGAATATACCGCAAAAGGAAACTATGTAGCCGTTATATCGAACGGGACGGCGGTTCTTGGTCTCGGAAATCTGGGTGCATTGGCATCAAAGCCTGTAATGGAAGGAAAAGCCGTATTATTTAAGCGTTTTGCCGATATTGACTCGGTAGATATAGAAGTAGATACCGAAGACCCTGAAGAGTTCATCAATGCGGTAAAATATCTTGGACCTACATGGGGCGGGATAAATCTTGAAGATATCAAAGCCCCCGAATGCTTTATAATCGAGCAGAAGTTAAAAGAAGTTATGGATATTCCTATATTCCATGACGACCAGCATGGAACTGCTATAATTACGGCGGCAGGTCTTATCAATGCGGCTCATGTTACCGGGCGTAAGTTCAAGGATATGACGATAGTAGTAAACGGTGCGGGAGCTGCCTCAATTGCTTGTGTGGAACTTGTAAAAGCAATGGGAGTGCAGCATAACAACGTTATACTTTGTGACTCACGCGGTGTTATATATGAAGGGCGTGAAGACGGTATGAATCAGTGGAAATCTGCACATGCGGCTAAAACAAAGGCAAGAAGTCTTGCCGATGCCATGAAGGGGGCAGACGTATTCTTGGGTCTATCCGTAAAAGATGCCGTTACTAAAGACATGGTAAAATCAATGGCTAAAAAGCCTATAATATTTGCTATGGCTAATCCTGATCCGGAAATAACACCGGAAGATGTTGCCGAGGTTAGAAGTGATGCTATTGTTGCGACAGGTCGCTCGGATTATCCTAATCAGGTTAATAACGTTATGGGATTCCCGTATATATTCCGTGGTGCGTTGGACGTGCGTGCAACTACTATCAATGAAGAAATGAAAATTGCCTGTGCGCAGGCTCTTGCAGACCTTGCCAGAGAGCATGTGCCAGATGAGGTGTCGGTTGCATATTCGGGCAGAAAAATGCAATATGGTCCGGGTTATATTATCCCCGTTCCGTTTGACCCTAGGCTTATATATACTATTCCGCCTGCGGTAGCTAAAGCTGCTATGGATAGCGGTGTGGCGAAACAGCCTATTGAAGATATGGAAGAATATAAGCGTCAGTTAAGTGCGAGGCTTAACCCTACTGCTAACAGCCTTAACCTTATTATGGACAGGCTTCACGCCAATCCGAGAAATGTGGTGTTCTCTGAAGGTGAAGAAGAAAAAGTCATCAGGGCTGCCGCTATATGGAGAAGGCAGGGTTACGGAACTGCAAAACTTGTGGGCAGGGAAAACCTTATATTAAAGAAAATGGCTGAAATGAGTATTGATCCTGAGGGTATCGAAATACATAATGCTGCCGTTACCGATAAAAATGAAAAATATATAGAGTTCCTGTATAACAGGCTTGGACGTGAAGGTTATTTGCGTAGGGACTGTGTGCGTATGGTAAAAAATGACAGGAATATTTTTGCCGCATGTATGGTACAGTGCGGTGATGCCGATGCTATGATAACCGGTCTTACCCGTAATTATTATGACTCGCTTGACGATATATTGAAGGTTGTTAACGCAAAACCGGGTAAAATGGTATTCGGGCTTTCAATGATGATAGCGAAGGGTAAAACGGTGTTTATTTCGGATACTACCGTAAATGAGCTTCCTACACCTGACGAACTTGCCGATATTGCGATACAGACGGCGGAAGAAGCCCGTAAGATGGGGCATGTTCCACGTGTTGCAATGCTTTCTTTTTCCACGTTCGGTAACCTGATGCGTTCACGTTCTTCAGAGGTGAGGGAAGTGGTTGAAATACTTGATAGCTGTGATGTGGATTTTGAATATGAAGGCGAGATGGCGGCAGATGTTGCCCTTAATCCTGAATTGATGAAGTTGTATCCGTTTAGCAGGTTATCAGGCCCTGCAAACGTACTTATCATGCCTGCGTTGCATTCTGCCAACATAAGCTCTAAATTGTTGCAGGAGCTTGGCGGCGGAACGGTTATAGGACCTATGCTTATAGGTTTGGAAAAACCTGTTCAGATTGTACAGATGGGTGCTTCGGTGTCAGAAATATTGAATATGGCAGCTTTGGCAGCCGTAAATTCAATTAGTGATGAGGGTAAGCATAATAATAACGGCAAGAAGGCTGCGTAA
- a CDS encoding DUF167 domain-containing protein, whose amino-acid sequence MYYQRYNNGYKIQLKIVPNSQKNQICGVVDADFATKALRIKVAAVPENDKANKELINFLSKEWKLAKSDMVLLSGEKSRMKLLYVIADEEFEKKLLQQ is encoded by the coding sequence ATGTACTACCAAAGATATAACAACGGATATAAAATTCAATTAAAAATAGTGCCTAACTCGCAAAAAAATCAAATTTGCGGGGTAGTTGATGCCGATTTTGCAACTAAAGCCTTACGTATTAAGGTGGCTGCCGTGCCTGAAAATGATAAGGCAAATAAGGAGCTTATAAACTTTTTATCTAAAGAATGGAAGCTTGCAAAATCCGATATGGTGCTTCTGTCAGGGGAGAAATCTCGGATGAAGCTGTTATATGTTATAGCCGATGAGGAATTTGAGAAAAAGTTGCTGCAACAATAA